In the Capillibacterium thermochitinicola genome, one interval contains:
- the xseB gene encoding exodeoxyribonuclease VII small subunit, with the protein MGEKITEKTFEEALARLEFIIDELEKGELNLDESLKLFEEGIALARHCNAKLDEAQGKVELLLGIEDGMAKTAPFQPEEESV; encoded by the coding sequence ATGGGCGAAAAAATAACGGAGAAGACATTTGAAGAAGCCTTGGCTCGCTTGGAGTTTATTATTGACGAATTGGAAAAAGGGGAGTTGAATCTGGATGAAAGTTTAAAACTATTTGAGGAAGGGATCGCTCTCGCGCGCCATTGCAATGCCAAACTCGACGAAGCCCAGGGCAAGGTGGAACTCCTTTTAGGCATCGAAGACGGCATGGCTAAAACGGCCCCATTCCAACCGGAGGAGGAATCAGTTTGA